One Candida dubliniensis CD36 chromosome 1, complete sequence genomic region harbors:
- a CDS encoding uncharacterized protein (leucine-rich-repeat (LRRP) protein, putative), translated as MSTESTTPAINRLVLLYDKPKYYHTIMLLKELRELENNFITVIEIETIDKFLKETTITSVKFQHLHMCIEYNDQFKANLQKFINFLKNNQKMIDDIGDLSYHIHFEPGKKWKEYTKSEVKKYTDFLEVLRDAGASKVVHCSVINKYDMDTVYITEKEDLVKLGKEIQSDIQFWENLEILDYGESSIRFLPGVKLPDSLKILNIGGGYALETLAGFKMPPKLEQLSAGQGAMPSIDDIVFPPTLKSLEIPENKIYFLDYVKFPPSLKDLDASQNRIESLRDVNFPSGLETLSLCFNPIESLRGVKFPESLQLLDISNIPNESMAGVKFPESLEVLNLQSSMTTTRGLKLPQRLKHLILSGNGINSINPLKLPNTIEILYLNQNHIKTLNKVVFPPNLRELYLGVNLITTLKNVSFPATIEVLDFEQDPFFYDNDKQITTLKDVILPPNLKTLKLSYHGIKTIESFEFPATLRYLSLAYNELRLIRNVKFGNHLKTLDLSGNQDLQSLDNVIIPESVTELRVPPQLVANLPAYVIERANENRLIIKKDDADSE; from the coding sequence ATGTCAACTGAATCCACCACACCAGCAATCAACAGGTTAGTGTTGTTGTATGACAAGCCAAAGTACTATCATACCATAATGCTCCTAAAAGAGCTTAGAGAATTGGAGAATAACTTTATAACTGTAATTGAGATAGAAACTATTGACAAATTCCTTAAAGAGACCACCATAACATCAGTCAAGTTTCAACATTTACACATGTGCATTGAGTACAATGACCAATTCAAAGCTAATTTGCAAaagtttatcaatttcttgaaaaacaatcaaaaaatgattgatgatattggaGATCTTTCTTATCATATTCATTTTGAACCTGGTAAAAAATGGAAGGAATACACCAAATCCGAAGTAAAAAAGTACACAGATTTTTTGGAGGTGCTTCGTGATGCCGGAGCAAGCAAAGTAGTCCATTGTTCAGTAATCAACAAGTACGATATGGACACCGTATATATCACGGAGAAAGAGGACTTAGTTAAACTTGGAAAAGAGATCCAGCTGGACATTCAGTTTTGGGAAAATCTCGAAATTCTAGATTATGGAGAAAGCAGCATTCGATTTTTGCCCGGGGTGAAATTACCGGATTCTTTGAAGATCTTGAATATTGGAGGTGGCTACGCCTTGGAGACTTTAGCTGGATTCAAGATGCCGCCAAAGCTTGAACAGTTGTCTGCTGGACAAGGAGCAATGCCctcaattgatgatatcGTTTTCCCACCCACCTTGAAAAGTTTGGAGATTCctgaaaacaaaatatatttcCTAGACTATGTGAAGTTCCCACCTTCTTTAAAGGATCTCGATGCTTCCCAAAACCGAATTGAATCTTTAAGAGATGTTAATTTTCCGAGCGGCCTAGAGACACTCAGCCTCTGCTTTAATCCGATCGAGAGCTTGAGAGGAGTCAAGTTTCCCGAGTCACTACAGCTATTGGACATTTCCAATATTCCCAATGAATCTATGGCTGGTGTCAAATTTCCAGAGCTGCTAGAGGTGTTGAACTTGCAGTCGTCAATGACAACTACAAGAGGTTTAAAACTACCCCAACGTTTGAAGCATTTAATATTAAGTGGGAACGGGATTAATAGCATAAACCCACTAAAATTGCCAAACactattgaaattttgtatttaaatcaaaaccaCATTAAAACTTTGAACAAGGTTGTTTTCCCTCCCAACTTGCGTGAACTATATTTAGGGGTCAATCTTATCACGactttgaaaaatgtaTCATTCCCTGCTACTATCGAAGTCCTAGATTTTGAGCAGGATCCATTTTTTTATGATAACGACAAACAAATTACTACATTAAAGGATGTGATTTTACCGCCAAATTTGAAGACATTGAAATTATCATACCACGGaatcaaaacaattgaatcgTTCGAGTTTCCTGCTACTTTGCGATACCTTAGTCTAGCCTACAATGAACTTCGGTTAATCAGGAATGTCAAGTTTGGGAACCACTTGAAAACATTGGATTTGAGTGGGAATCAGGATTTACAAAGCCTTGATAATGTAATTATCCCCGAATCAGTCACAGAGTTGAGAGTTCCACCTCAGTTGGTTGCTAATTTACCAGCCTATGTCATCGAGAGAGCAAATGAAAATAGACTTATCATCAAGAAAGATGATGCTGATTCTGAGTAG